The proteins below come from a single Malus sylvestris chromosome 3, drMalSylv7.2, whole genome shotgun sequence genomic window:
- the LOC126614534 gene encoding beta-glucosidase 12-like isoform X2 — translation MAMKYSRSLLFGVLLLIGFASTNSKAANTDPPVYCEFLNRNSFEPGFIFGTGSASYQYEGAVKEDGRGPSIWDTYTHKHPEKIADGSNGDVAIDQYHRYKEDVGIMKDMELDAYRFSISWSRLLPNGTLSGGVNRKGIDYYDNLIDELLRNGLKPFVTLFHGDVPQALEDEYGGFLSPRIVDHFKDYAELCYKEFGDRVKHWFTENEPYTFSYMGYAVGTQVPGRCSSWQNLNCTGGDSAIEPYLVAHHLLLAHGAAVELYKNRYQATQKGLIGITLVSDWFEPASDSKQDKDAALRSLDFMFGWFLDPLTSGDYPHTMRSIVGKRLPKFTKEQSKLLNGSFDFLGINYYTARYTSSAPNNNSLPASYVTDSRADLTTELNGVLIGPQAASDWLYVYPKGIHDLVLYTKEKYNDPLIYITENGVSELNNPELSLEEALHDTSRIDYYYRHLCYLQAAIKNGAKVKGYFAWTLLDDFEWTAGYTVRFGLNYVDYKDGLKRYPKLSAHWFKNFLKKNKFKESYSSL, via the exons ATGGCAATGAAATATTCAAGATCTTTGCTCTTTGGTGTGCTGCTACTCATTGGCTTTGCATCGACAAATAGCAAAGCTGCTAATACGGATCCACCTGTTTATTGCGAATTCCTCAATCGCAACAGTTTTGAACCAGGGTTCATATTTGGCACAGGTTCTGCATCTTATcag TATGAAGGTGCAGTAAAAGAAGATGGAAGAGGACCAAGCATATGGGATACCTACACCCACAAACATCCAG AAAAAATCGCTGATGGCAGTAACGGAGACGTTGCTATTGATCAATATCACCGCTATAAG GAAGATGTGGGGATTATGAAGGATATGGAGTTGGATGCTTACCGATTCTCTATTTCATGGTCCAGATTATTACCAA ATGGAACGTTAAGTGGTGGCGTTAACAGAAAAGGAATTGATTATTACGACAATCTCATCGATGAACTCCTACGCAATG GATTAAAGCCATTTGTGACACTCTTTCATGGGGATGTTCCCCAAGCTTTAGAAGATGAATATGGTGGTTTCTTAAGCCCTCGTATTGT CGATCATTTTAAAGACTATGCGGAACTTTGTTATAAGGAATTTGGTGATCGAGTCAAGCACTGGTTCACGGAAAATGAGCCATATACTTTTAGTTACATGGGTTATGCTGTTGGTACTCAAGTACCGGGACGCTGCTCTTCTTGGCAAAACCTAAACTGCACCGGTGGAGATTCAGCCATTGAACCATACTTGGTGGCAcaccaccttcttcttgctcatGGAGCAGCTGTAGAATTGTACAAGAATAGATATCAG GCAACTCAAAAAGGCTTGATAGGGATAACATTGGTGTCAGACTGGTTTGAGCCTGCTTCGGATTCAAAGCAAGATAAAGATGCTGCCTTACGATCTTTGGATTTTATGTTTGGATG gtttttggACCCATTAACAAGTGGTGACTATCCACACACCATGCGATCAATTGTTGGGAAAAGATTGCCCAAATTCACAAAAGAACAATCCAAGTTGCTAAACGgatcatttgattttcttggaATAAATTATTATACTGCTAGATACACAAGTAGTGCACCCAACAACAATTCACTACCGGCAAGCTACGTAACAGATTCTCGAGCTGATCTTACAA CTGAGCTTAATGGAGTACTCATTGGTCCACAG GCTGCTTCAGATTGGTTATATGTATATCCAAAAGGAATTCACGATCTTGTGCTTTACACAAAGGAAAAATATAATGATCCACTCATTTATATTACTGAGAATG GTGTATCAGAGTTGAATAATCCAGAACTATCACTTGAAGAGGCCCTTCATGATACCAGTAGAATTGACTACTACTATCGTCACCTGTGTTACCTTCAAGCGGCGATCAA aaATGGCGCGAAAGTGAAGGGATACTTTGCATGGACATTGTTAGACGACTTTGAATGGACTGCCGGATACACTGTCCGATTTGGTTTAAACTACGTGGATTATAAAGATGGCCTGAAAAGATACCCAAAACTCTCAGCACACTGGTTCAAAAATTTTCTTAAGAAGAATAAATTCAAAGAAAGCTACAGTTCATTATAA
- the LOC126614534 gene encoding beta-glucosidase 12-like isoform X1, with protein MAMKYSRSLLFGVLLLIGFASTNSKAANTDPPVYCEFLNRNSFEPGFIFGTGSASYQYEGAVKEDGRGPSIWDTYTHKHPEKIADGSNGDVAIDQYHRYKEDVGIMKDMELDAYRFSISWSRLLPNGTLSGGVNRKGIDYYDNLIDELLRNGLKPFVTLFHGDVPQALEDEYGGFLSPRIVDHFKDYAELCYKEFGDRVKHWFTENEPYTFSYMGYAVGTQVPGRCSSWQNLNCTGGDSAIEPYLVAHHLLLAHGAAVELYKNRYQATQKGLIGITLVSDWFEPASDSKQDKDAALRSLDFMFGWFLDPLTSGDYPHTMRSIVGKRLPKFTKEQSKLLNGSFDFLGINYYTARYTSSAPNNNSLPASYVTDSRADLTTELNGVLIGPQAASDWLYVYPKGIHDLVLYTKEKYNDPLIYITENGVSELNNPELSLEEALHDTSRIDYYYRHLCYLQAAIKNGAKVKGYFAWTLLDDFEWTAGYTVRFGLNYVDYKDGLKRYPKLSAHWFKNFLKKNKFKESYSSLST; from the exons ATGGCAATGAAATATTCAAGATCTTTGCTCTTTGGTGTGCTGCTACTCATTGGCTTTGCATCGACAAATAGCAAAGCTGCTAATACGGATCCACCTGTTTATTGCGAATTCCTCAATCGCAACAGTTTTGAACCAGGGTTCATATTTGGCACAGGTTCTGCATCTTATcag TATGAAGGTGCAGTAAAAGAAGATGGAAGAGGACCAAGCATATGGGATACCTACACCCACAAACATCCAG AAAAAATCGCTGATGGCAGTAACGGAGACGTTGCTATTGATCAATATCACCGCTATAAG GAAGATGTGGGGATTATGAAGGATATGGAGTTGGATGCTTACCGATTCTCTATTTCATGGTCCAGATTATTACCAA ATGGAACGTTAAGTGGTGGCGTTAACAGAAAAGGAATTGATTATTACGACAATCTCATCGATGAACTCCTACGCAATG GATTAAAGCCATTTGTGACACTCTTTCATGGGGATGTTCCCCAAGCTTTAGAAGATGAATATGGTGGTTTCTTAAGCCCTCGTATTGT CGATCATTTTAAAGACTATGCGGAACTTTGTTATAAGGAATTTGGTGATCGAGTCAAGCACTGGTTCACGGAAAATGAGCCATATACTTTTAGTTACATGGGTTATGCTGTTGGTACTCAAGTACCGGGACGCTGCTCTTCTTGGCAAAACCTAAACTGCACCGGTGGAGATTCAGCCATTGAACCATACTTGGTGGCAcaccaccttcttcttgctcatGGAGCAGCTGTAGAATTGTACAAGAATAGATATCAG GCAACTCAAAAAGGCTTGATAGGGATAACATTGGTGTCAGACTGGTTTGAGCCTGCTTCGGATTCAAAGCAAGATAAAGATGCTGCCTTACGATCTTTGGATTTTATGTTTGGATG gtttttggACCCATTAACAAGTGGTGACTATCCACACACCATGCGATCAATTGTTGGGAAAAGATTGCCCAAATTCACAAAAGAACAATCCAAGTTGCTAAACGgatcatttgattttcttggaATAAATTATTATACTGCTAGATACACAAGTAGTGCACCCAACAACAATTCACTACCGGCAAGCTACGTAACAGATTCTCGAGCTGATCTTACAA CTGAGCTTAATGGAGTACTCATTGGTCCACAG GCTGCTTCAGATTGGTTATATGTATATCCAAAAGGAATTCACGATCTTGTGCTTTACACAAAGGAAAAATATAATGATCCACTCATTTATATTACTGAGAATG GTGTATCAGAGTTGAATAATCCAGAACTATCACTTGAAGAGGCCCTTCATGATACCAGTAGAATTGACTACTACTATCGTCACCTGTGTTACCTTCAAGCGGCGATCAA aaATGGCGCGAAAGTGAAGGGATACTTTGCATGGACATTGTTAGACGACTTTGAATGGACTGCCGGATACACTGTCCGATTTGGTTTAAACTACGTGGATTATAAAGATGGCCTGAAAAGATACCCAAAACTCTCAGCACACTGGTTCAAAAATTTTCTTAAGAAGAATAAATTCAAAGAAAGCTACAGTTCATTAT
- the LOC126614542 gene encoding uncharacterized protein LOC126614542 — translation MTTPTTAANASAEMDHRSMNPVDPVGPPVLLAPAYSTSSVVLPVNARRAYRCPRTPYQMSPTGSTTNASGTQLAKKNTWGPCRQLKTAKVTRVTNDRITIGYDERHRTKPSTE, via the exons ATGACTACACCTACTACTGCCGCCAATGCTTCGGCAGAGATGGACCATAGGTCAATGAATCCGGTTGACCCAGTTGGTCCTCCAGTCCTACTGGCACCGGCATATTCGACTTCTTCGGTGGTGCTACCTGTTAACGCCCGACGTGCTTACCGGTGCCCCCGCACTCCATACCAGATGTCGCCAACGGGATCCACAACCAATGCCTCTGGTACACAGCTAG CCAAGAAAAACACCTGGGGACCTTGTCGGCAATTGAAGACGGCGAAGGTCACCCGGGTGACCAATGATCGTATCACAATCGGATATGATGAGCGACATCGGACAAAACCATCTACGGAGTAG
- the LOC126614539 gene encoding beta-glucosidase 12-like, translated as MAMKYSRSLLFGVLLLIGFASTNSKAANTDPPVYCEFLNRNSFEPGFIFGTGSASYQYEGAVKEDGRGPSIWDTYTHKHPEKIADGSNGDVAIDQYHRYKEDVGIMKDMELDAYRFSISWSRLLPNGTLSGGVNRKGIDYYDNLIDELLRNGLKPFVTLFHGDVPQALEDEYGGFLSPRIVDHFKDYAELCYKEFGDRVKHWFTENEPYTFSYMGYAVGTQVPGRCSSWQNLNCTGGDSAIEPYLVAHHLLLAHGAVVELYKNRYQATQKGLIGITLVSDWFEPASDSKQDKDAALRSLDFMFGWFLDPLTSGDYPHTMRSIVGKRLPKFTKEQSKLLNGSFDFLGINYYTARYTSRAPNNNSLPASYVTDSRADLTTELNGVLIGPQAASDWLYVYPKGIHDLVLYTKEKYNDPLIYITENGVSELNNPELSLEEALHDTSRIDYYYRHLCYLQAAIKNGAKVKGYFAWTLLDDFEWTAGYTVRFGLNYVDYKDGLKRYPKLSAHWFKNFLKKNKFKESYSSL; from the exons ATGGCAATGAAATATTCAAGATCTTTGCTCTTTGGTGTGCTGCTACTCATTGGCTTTGCATCGACAAATAGCAAAGCTGCTAATACGGATCCACCTGTTTATTGCGAATTCCTCAATCGCAACAGTTTTGAACCAGGGTTCATATTTGGCACAGGTTCTGCATCTTATcag TATGAAGGTGCAGTAAAAGAAGATGGAAGAGGACCAAGCATATGGGATACCTACACCCACAAACATCCAG AAAAAATCGCTGATGGCAGTAACGGAGACGTTGCTATTGATCAATATCACCGCTATAAG GAAGATGTGGGGATTATGAAGGATATGGAGTTGGATGCTTACCGATTCTCTATTTCATGGTCCAGATTATTACCAA ATGGAACGTTAAGTGGTGGCGTTAACAGAAAAGGAATTGATTATTACGACAATCTCATCGATGAACTCCTACGCAATG GATTAAAGCCATTTGTGACACTCTTTCATGGGGATGTTCCCCAAGCTTTAGAAGATGAATATGGTGGTTTCTTAAGCCCTCGTATTGT CGATCATTTTAAAGACTATGCGGAACTTTGTTATAAGGAATTTGGTGATCGAGTCAAGCACTGGTTCACGGAAAATGAGCCATATACTTTTAGTTACATGGGTTATGCTGTTGGTACTCAAGTACCGGGACGCTGCTCTTCTTGGCAAAACCTAAACTGCACCGGTGGAGATTCAGCCATTGAACCATACTTGGTGGCAcaccaccttcttcttgctcatGGAGCAGTTGTAGAATTGTACAAGAATAGATATCAG GCAACTCAAAAAGGCTTGATAGGGATAACATTGGTGTCAGACTGGTTTGAGCCTGCTTCGGATTCAAAGCAAGATAAAGATGCTGCCTTACGATCTTTGGATTTTATGTTTGGATG gtttttggACCCATTAACAAGTGGTGACTATCCACACACCATGCGATCAATTGTTGGGAAAAGATTGCCCAAATTCACAAAAGAACAATCCAAGTTGCTAAACGgatcatttgattttcttggaATAAATTATTATACTGCTAGATACACAAGTAGAGCACCCAACAACAATTCACTACCGGCAAGCTACGTAACAGATTCTCGAGCTGATCTTACAA CTGAGCTTAATGGAGTACTCATTGGTCCACAG GCTGCTTCTGATTGGTTATATGTATATCCAAAAGGAATTCACGATCTTGTGCTTTACACAAAGGAAAAATATAATGATCCACTCATTTATATTACTGAGAATG GTGTATCAGAGTTGAATAATCCAGAACTATCACTTGAAGAGGCCCTTCATGATACCAGTAGAATTGACTACTACTATCGTCACCTGTGTTACCTTCAAGCGGCGATCAA aaATGGCGCGAAAGTGAAGGGATACTTTGCATGGACATTGTTAGACGACTTTGAATGGACTGCCGGATACACTGTCCGATTTGGTTTAAACTACGTGGATTATAAAGATGGCCTGAAAAGATACCCAAAACTCTCAGCACACTGGTTCAAAAATTTTCTTAAGAAGAATAAATTCAAAGAAAGCTACAGTTCATTATAA